Proteins from a genomic interval of Microbacterium esteraromaticum:
- a CDS encoding HNH endonuclease, protein MSKRKRGSVAHRDRTEFFEEGKRLDADPDTRELANCWLCRTRIDYEMPANTTSDSHNLDHYFPVSTHPELQDDPDNWRHSHASCNQSRGKGDANENGLGEPMPEWW, encoded by the coding sequence GTGAGCAAGCGCAAGCGCGGGAGCGTGGCGCACCGCGACAGGACCGAGTTCTTCGAAGAGGGCAAGCGGCTCGATGCCGACCCGGACACACGCGAACTCGCTAACTGCTGGCTGTGCCGGACGCGTATCGACTACGAGATGCCCGCCAACACGACATCGGACTCGCACAACCTCGATCACTACTTCCCAGTGTCCACGCACCCCGAGCTGCAGGACGACCCAGACAACTGGCGTCACTCGCACGCCTCGTGCAACCAATCGCGCGGCAAGGGTGATGCGAACGAGAACGGACTCGGGGAACCGATGCCTGAATGGTGGTGA
- a CDS encoding HNH endonuclease, protein MPETEAERSARRYSEGAWANSPHGSASRYNKGGCRCEHCRTEANRRKREQYARRRAAGGQSQPGTIACVCRTCGTEFKSRKARSYCSRECYRNAVGTAPEHDWYISRGWRLFIYDRDGWRCQLCGDPVDMTADTHAPTAPTLDHITPRSRGGSDDPKNLRLAHRGCNARRQSAVDEYVPSQS, encoded by the coding sequence ATGCCTGAGACGGAAGCCGAGCGTAGCGCCCGCCGCTATTCCGAGGGCGCGTGGGCGAACTCGCCACATGGGAGCGCGAGCAGGTACAACAAGGGCGGATGCCGCTGCGAGCATTGTCGCACTGAGGCGAATCGACGAAAGCGCGAACAGTACGCGCGGAGGCGCGCAGCTGGCGGTCAGTCGCAACCAGGGACGATTGCATGCGTTTGCCGCACATGCGGGACCGAGTTCAAATCGCGGAAGGCGCGATCATACTGCTCGCGAGAGTGCTACCGGAACGCGGTGGGGACCGCACCCGAGCACGACTGGTACATAAGCCGCGGATGGCGCCTGTTCATCTACGACCGCGACGGATGGCGATGCCAGTTGTGTGGTGACCCCGTCGACATGACTGCCGACACGCACGCGCCGACAGCGCCCACCCTCGACCACATCACGCCCCGCTCCCGTGGCGGCTCCGATGACCCAAAGAACCTGCGCCTGGCACACCGAGGGTGCAACGCCCGACGACAGTCCGCAGTGGACGAGTACGTTCCCTCACAGAGCTGA
- a CDS encoding terminase small subunit translates to MTQFEQQGVVEALERSIKNSKHLRARHSAAIAAARALARKIDAWDVIVEWALDDAAQSKGRPAVPANDNVSIASFLKYLDALGLMPEDEEPAATRGRPASRPPAAGSVPAPSSNKVLAFRKKAASG, encoded by the coding sequence GTGACGCAGTTCGAGCAGCAGGGTGTGGTCGAGGCGCTGGAGCGGTCGATCAAGAACTCGAAGCATCTGCGTGCCCGGCATTCGGCGGCGATCGCTGCTGCGAGGGCGCTTGCTCGGAAGATCGACGCGTGGGATGTGATCGTCGAGTGGGCGCTTGATGATGCCGCGCAGTCGAAGGGTCGGCCTGCCGTGCCGGCGAACGACAACGTGTCGATCGCGAGCTTCTTGAAGTACCTGGATGCGCTCGGCTTGATGCCCGAGGACGAGGAGCCTGCCGCGACTCGTGGTCGCCCGGCGTCGCGCCCTCCGGCGGCTGGGTCGGTTCCTGCGCCGTCGTCGAACAAGGTTCTCGCGTTTCGGAAGAAGGCCGCGTCGGGGTAG
- a CDS encoding terminase large subunit: MARAKSLLGPAYRAAVGAVVPADGVPQYGFTEPRIVTTPLCELTPETSRGFEVIDFAHDVLNVVLFPWERALLIRMLELDAFGLLRFRKALVIVGRQNGKTLMAAVLAAYWLYVDAGRWPQQLPEQNFIVVGAAQKLDIAMKPWKQVRRWGAPDDLKVGIAIDRVPDLQEITYPPRTTNGETELRTHNGAAYLPRTFDGARGQSSARLILDELREQYDYEGWSAIEKSANAMYDSLLVAFSNAGTKRSKVLKGVRETAHAGVDDPETQWFVAEWSAEQDAPLDDPRAFAQANPSAGYLPGMTIAGLMRAAAEAPEKNVERIEVLGQWVTATVDNYIDTATWKSRHMTPADVLAMIPKGARTVWSIDTSHDRKRNWLAAAVFTESGKPFVTIRVKRPGWAWVIPFLIELAQQSGHREVALQSKGVPALDFLKPLQDAEFDVDGRMEKFIVHAVDWSAFALATGRISDRVRDGDIVLIEQPDVDKAIEGAVVRSYAENIGWSREKSLPVDISGVCAMTLALYALEVLEPEPDPEPVKPPPAAAVARADAAPSEQNIARVAF; the protein is encoded by the coding sequence ATGGCGCGTGCGAAGTCTCTCCTGGGTCCCGCGTATCGGGCGGCGGTGGGCGCGGTGGTGCCGGCTGACGGTGTTCCGCAGTACGGGTTCACTGAACCGAGGATCGTCACGACGCCGCTGTGTGAGCTGACCCCGGAGACGTCGCGTGGGTTCGAGGTGATCGACTTCGCCCATGACGTGCTGAACGTGGTGTTGTTCCCGTGGGAGCGGGCGCTTCTGATTCGGATGCTGGAGCTCGACGCGTTCGGGCTGCTGCGGTTCCGGAAGGCGCTGGTCATAGTTGGCCGGCAGAACGGCAAGACGTTGATGGCCGCGGTGCTCGCCGCGTACTGGTTGTACGTCGATGCGGGTCGTTGGCCTCAGCAGCTTCCCGAGCAGAACTTCATCGTGGTCGGCGCGGCGCAGAAGCTCGACATCGCGATGAAGCCGTGGAAGCAGGTGCGCCGGTGGGGCGCGCCGGACGACCTCAAGGTCGGAATCGCGATCGATCGAGTGCCTGACCTGCAGGAGATCACATACCCGCCGCGGACGACGAACGGTGAGACCGAGCTGCGCACGCACAACGGCGCGGCCTACCTGCCTCGAACCTTCGATGGTGCGCGTGGCCAGTCGTCGGCTCGGCTGATCCTCGACGAGCTGCGCGAGCAGTACGACTATGAGGGCTGGTCGGCGATCGAGAAGTCCGCGAACGCGATGTACGACTCGCTGCTCGTGGCGTTCTCGAACGCCGGCACGAAGCGGTCGAAGGTGCTCAAGGGTGTGCGGGAGACGGCGCATGCCGGTGTCGATGATCCCGAGACGCAGTGGTTTGTCGCGGAGTGGTCGGCGGAGCAGGATGCGCCGCTGGATGACCCGCGGGCGTTCGCGCAGGCGAATCCGTCGGCCGGGTACCTGCCGGGCATGACGATCGCCGGGCTGATGCGCGCGGCCGCTGAGGCGCCGGAGAAGAACGTCGAACGGATCGAGGTTCTCGGCCAGTGGGTGACCGCGACGGTCGACAACTACATCGACACGGCAACGTGGAAGTCCCGGCACATGACGCCGGCGGACGTGCTGGCGATGATCCCGAAGGGCGCACGGACGGTCTGGTCGATCGACACGAGCCACGACAGGAAACGCAACTGGCTGGCCGCGGCGGTCTTCACCGAGAGCGGGAAGCCGTTCGTCACGATCCGGGTGAAGCGCCCCGGCTGGGCATGGGTGATTCCGTTCCTGATCGAGCTGGCGCAGCAGTCCGGACACCGCGAGGTTGCGCTGCAGTCCAAGGGTGTCCCCGCGTTGGACTTCCTCAAGCCGTTGCAGGATGCCGAGTTCGACGTCGATGGGCGGATGGAGAAGTTCATCGTGCACGCCGTCGACTGGTCGGCGTTCGCGCTCGCAACCGGGCGGATCAGTGACCGGGTGCGCGACGGCGACATCGTGCTGATCGAGCAGCCTGACGTCGACAAGGCCATCGAGGGCGCCGTCGTTCGGTCGTACGCCGAGAACATCGGCTGGTCGCGAGAGAAGTCACTTCCCGTGGATATCTCCGGTGTGTGCGCGATGACGCTCGCGCTCTACGCGCTGGAAGTGCTCGAACCCGAGCCTGACCCGGAGCCGGTGAAGCCACCGCCTGCGGCGGCTGTCGCGCGTGCTGACGCGGCGCCGTCTGAGCAGAACATCGCCCGCGTCGCATTCTGA